One Endozoicomonas gorgoniicola DNA window includes the following coding sequences:
- the fis gene encoding DNA-binding transcriptional regulator Fis, which translates to MTATQVFVEDRNAGAHHLVGKVESESQTLRDSVEKAMNNYFAHLDGQEVTDVYEMVLSEVEAPLLETVMAYVKGNQTKAAILLGLNRGTLRKKLKQYGLL; encoded by the coding sequence ATGACAGCCACACAAGTGTTTGTAGAAGACCGAAATGCAGGCGCTCATCATCTGGTCGGCAAAGTCGAGAGCGAAAGCCAGACTCTGCGTGACAGCGTTGAGAAAGCCATGAACAATTACTTCGCACACCTGGACGGTCAGGAAGTGACCGACGTATACGAAATGGTTCTGTCCGAGGTTGAAGCACCTCTGCTGGAAACCGTAATGGCTTACGTAAAAGGTAACCAGACAAAAGCAGCAATCCTGCTGGGTCTGAACCGTGGCACTCTGCGCAAGAAACTGAAACAGTACGGTTTGCTGTAA